A window of Candidatus Desulfofervidus auxilii contains these coding sequences:
- a CDS encoding ferrous iron transport protein A: MKEHKVTTLDEIKPGQECRIIRINIGGAVGQRLMDMGFIPGTKVKVVRNAPLIDPVEFIVRGYHVSLRHSEAKCIEVELL, encoded by the coding sequence ATGAAGGAACATAAAGTAACAACCTTAGATGAGATAAAGCCTGGTCAAGAATGTCGAATTATAAGAATAAATATAGGTGGTGCTGTAGGGCAGCGTTTAATGGATATGGGATTTATACCTGGAACAAAGGTAAAAGTGGTTCGTAATGCACCACTTATAGACCCAGTTGAGTTTATTGTTAGAGGATATCATGTTAGCCTTCGTCATTCTGAGGCTAAATGTATTGAGGTAGAGCTATTATGA